Proteins encoded together in one Oscillospiraceae bacterium window:
- a CDS encoding DUF4832 domain-containing protein, whose protein sequence is MFLSKTRRKQMVVRDATKCEKFNYKPEEAQNPFIGIVSFQHFRGEPIYSDCVVKPENNYCETEHYECYPVPEYVQHNGLEEGWYPDSSVVYIRILWKEFEPERGKYNYDFIQNILDKAKAHKQTVMFRLMAHSTRARDDVPDWLKELIPCPERPDGKRVKDSPTDPLFLELFTLAVRKLGERFDSNPVLETVDISLPGSWGEGHNLHLYSPESLKNIVDTYLDVFKNTQLMSQISRPELLHYANRYADVGWRGDGLGEPGHTTILYPPRVLQNADLWKRAPVSFESYWWLCEWKRKGWNIDDVIDFTLEAHISTLNPKSLPIPFEWKEKVEYWLSKMGYHFTLDYFTSPEKTSAGAVCAFEMGIENVGVAPIYHRVPFVVRFWNEKASFEMSTGVDIRNWLPGKHTCTVGVTVPQNIPSGKYHVEIGMYDQNVDMIYLATDAERNGKFYRVGKIIVE, encoded by the coding sequence ATGTTCTTATCAAAAACAAGGAGAAAACAAATGGTTGTAAGAGACGCTACAAAATGCGAAAAATTCAATTATAAGCCCGAGGAAGCGCAAAATCCGTTTATCGGTATAGTAAGCTTTCAGCACTTCCGCGGTGAGCCCATTTATTCCGATTGCGTGGTTAAACCCGAAAATAACTACTGCGAAACGGAGCATTACGAATGCTATCCCGTCCCCGAATACGTACAGCACAACGGTCTTGAGGAGGGCTGGTATCCCGACAGCTCGGTGGTCTACATACGCATATTGTGGAAGGAATTTGAGCCCGAAAGGGGAAAATACAACTACGATTTTATTCAAAACATTCTTGACAAGGCAAAAGCTCACAAGCAAACGGTTATGTTCCGCCTTATGGCGCACAGCACCCGTGCCCGTGATGACGTACCCGACTGGCTTAAGGAGCTTATCCCTTGTCCCGAGCGCCCCGACGGCAAGCGCGTAAAGGATTCGCCCACAGACCCGCTGTTTCTGGAGCTTTTCACACTGGCGGTACGAAAGCTGGGTGAGAGATTTGACAGTAACCCCGTGCTTGAAACGGTGGATATTTCCCTGCCCGGAAGCTGGGGCGAGGGTCATAATCTGCACCTTTATTCACCCGAATCACTTAAAAATATTGTGGATACTTATCTTGACGTGTTCAAAAACACTCAGCTAATGAGCCAGATTTCCCGACCCGAATTACTGCACTATGCCAACCGCTATGCCGACGTGGGCTGGCGCGGTGACGGTCTTGGCGAGCCGGGACACACAACCATTCTTTATCCGCCCCGTGTGCTTCAGAATGCGGATTTGTGGAAAAGAGCGCCTGTGTCATTTGAATCCTACTGGTGGCTGTGCGAATGGAAGCGCAAGGGCTGGAATATCGACGATGTTATCGACTTCACTCTCGAGGCGCACATAAGCACACTGAACCCCAAATCCTTGCCCATACCCTTTGAATGGAAAGAAAAAGTGGAATACTGGCTGAGCAAAATGGGATACCATTTCACCCTCGACTATTTCACCTCACCCGAGAAAACAAGCGCGGGAGCTGTATGCGCCTTTGAAATGGGCATTGAAAACGTGGGTGTTGCGCCCATTTACCATCGTGTGCCCTTTGTCGTGCGTTTTTGGAACGAAAAAGCAAGCTTTGAGATGTCCACCGGAGTTGACATACGAAACTGGCTTCCCGGCAAGCATACCTGCACCGTGGGCGTGACCGTTCCTCAAAATATACCGTCAGGCAAATATCACGTGGAAATCGGCATGTATGACCAAAACGTTGACATGATTTACCTTGCCACTGATGCCGAAAGAAACGGCAAATTCTATCGGGTCGGAAAGATTATTGTTGAATAA
- a CDS encoding DUF4838 domain-containing protein, whose protein sequence is MKLTKETKISIVTPLNASPREDFSAEELKKYLKQILGCDAEICREPASDSFSFILGAPSRNQYTARYMTVQDFNALVPGPEGMMIKCADENTIILAGSDGDFEAEYERGTLYAVYEFLERYMGVSFAAYVNPDIAGGDEIPVLDEWENDGFEYTKPRADLPYRTAIVQYGDAQGNSDHGLNISFFDWLARNRYNRILTWGGIYDGYKKSGLLEEALKRGIRFTVGHHAAPKMFLPPMGNEYFPEHYYQTHPEYYKLKSDGTRFYSDGFYGQWIFCSRNEELIEEISGNIIKWVSDNPAVDIIALWPQDGRDEQCQCEECSKYSKVTNYTYFLNAVAKRVSAVHPHVKIDMLVYVDLWEPPAELELEPCLMIDEATWHSTGLRKAGAHDGSGIIGTHFENTLLQWHELGAEVVYYDYYMGVYPARNRLIPMADELNPLYNRFVEKGIMGSGTQIECYNLWNHIFNFYCFARTAYDTGLTVDTNLERFSRIFGKGAPYICEIIKKTEDFLEGQQDIQRAGRFMMLNIDKNELYALFDKALDAADTPRHRNNVRMIRMAFRYSDVESTEVAFNEVPTYTSLRPYIDKSGELYYMSRFDSFKHNDPGYGIMIPVDCPESDKFIPDRWYEFENK, encoded by the coding sequence ATGAAATTAACAAAAGAAACAAAAATAAGCATTGTTACTCCATTAAATGCTTCTCCTCGCGAGGATTTTTCCGCAGAGGAGCTTAAAAAGTACTTAAAACAGATACTCGGCTGTGATGCCGAAATATGCCGTGAGCCTGCATCTGACAGCTTCAGCTTCATTTTGGGTGCACCGTCGCGAAACCAATATACGGCAAGGTATATGACGGTGCAGGATTTCAACGCCCTTGTGCCCGGTCCCGAAGGTATGATGATTAAATGTGCCGATGAAAACACTATCATTCTTGCGGGAAGTGACGGAGATTTCGAGGCGGAATACGAAAGAGGCACTCTCTATGCCGTGTACGAATTTCTGGAAAGGTATATGGGTGTAAGCTTTGCGGCATACGTTAACCCCGATATTGCGGGCGGAGACGAGATACCGGTGCTTGACGAGTGGGAAAACGACGGCTTTGAGTACACAAAGCCCCGTGCCGACCTCCCCTACCGCACGGCAATCGTGCAGTACGGCGACGCACAGGGTAATTCCGACCACGGGCTTAATATCTCCTTTTTCGACTGGCTGGCACGCAACCGCTACAACCGCATACTGACCTGGGGCGGAATTTACGACGGCTACAAGAAAAGCGGTCTGCTTGAAGAAGCTCTCAAGCGCGGAATACGTTTTACGGTGGGTCACCATGCCGCGCCAAAAATGTTTTTGCCACCCATGGGTAACGAATATTTCCCCGAGCATTACTACCAGACCCATCCCGAGTATTATAAGCTTAAATCCGACGGCACACGCTTTTACTCCGACGGCTTTTACGGTCAGTGGATATTCTGCAGCCGTAACGAGGAGCTTATTGAGGAGATTTCGGGCAATATTATAAAATGGGTATCCGATAACCCTGCGGTGGATATTATCGCTCTGTGGCCGCAGGACGGCAGAGATGAGCAATGTCAATGTGAGGAGTGCAGTAAGTACTCCAAGGTCACTAACTACACCTATTTCCTCAATGCCGTTGCAAAGCGCGTAAGCGCGGTGCATCCCCACGTTAAAATTGATATGCTGGTGTATGTCGACCTGTGGGAGCCGCCGGCAGAATTGGAATTGGAGCCTTGCCTCATGATAGACGAGGCAACATGGCATTCCACCGGTCTGCGCAAGGCGGGCGCTCATGACGGAAGCGGCATTATCGGCACTCACTTTGAAAACACTCTGCTTCAGTGGCATGAGCTGGGCGCGGAAGTGGTGTATTATGACTATTATATGGGTGTTTACCCCGCCAGAAACCGCCTTATTCCCATGGCAGATGAGCTTAATCCCCTTTATAACCGCTTTGTGGAAAAGGGCATTATGGGAAGCGGAACCCAGATAGAATGCTACAATTTGTGGAATCACATTTTCAATTTTTACTGCTTTGCCCGCACGGCATATGATACCGGATTGACGGTGGACACCAATCTGGAGCGATTCAGCCGTATTTTCGGCAAGGGCGCGCCTTATATCTGCGAGATTATCAAAAAAACCGAGGATTTTCTTGAGGGTCAGCAGGATATTCAGAGGGCGGGAAGATTCATGATGCTGAATATAGACAAAAATGAGCTTTATGCCCTGTTTGACAAGGCGCTGGACGCCGCCGACACTCCCCGTCACCGCAATAATGTCCGCATGATACGCATGGCGTTCCGTTACAGCGATGTTGAAAGCACCGAGGTGGCATTCAATGAAGTGCCCACCTACACATCACTGCGACCCTATATTGACAAAAGCGGTGAGCTTTACTATATGTCCCGCTTTGACAGCTTCAAGCACAATGACCCGGGGTACGGCATTATGATTCCCGTTGACTGTCCCGAAAGCGATAAATTCATACCCGACAGATGGTATGAATTTGAAAATAAATAA
- a CDS encoding phosphodiesterase, with product MKIVIASDLHGSAHYCRMLIGRIHEEKPDRILLLGDILYHGPRNALPEEYSPPAVCDMLNPLANKIICVRGNCDGEVDGMVLKFPVLNPTALICDGDFIFTAVHGHHLDDNSVISPAEGDVVLYGHTHIPDDSVRNGVRYINPGSVSIPKENSPHSYIVYENGTFTHKDLMTGKAYRN from the coding sequence ATGAAAATAGTTATTGCATCCGACCTTCACGGCTCGGCTCATTACTGCCGTATGCTGATAGGACGTATACACGAGGAAAAGCCCGACAGAATTCTTCTTTTGGGCGATATACTGTATCACGGACCGCGCAACGCACTGCCTGAGGAATACAGCCCTCCTGCTGTGTGCGATATGCTCAATCCCCTTGCAAATAAAATTATCTGTGTCCGCGGTAACTGCGACGGCGAGGTGGACGGCATGGTGCTGAAATTCCCGGTGCTCAACCCCACTGCACTTATCTGCGACGGAGATTTTATCTTCACCGCCGTTCACGGACACCATCTTGATGACAATTCCGTAATTTCCCCTGCCGAGGGCGATGTTGTGCTGTACGGTCATACCCATATTCCCGACGACAGTGTGAGAAACGGTGTGCGCTACATCAATCCCGGCTCGGTATCTATCCCCAAGGAGAATTCGCCTCACAGCTACATTGTATATGAAAACGGCACTTTCACGCATAAAGACCTGATGACGGGGAAAGCGTACAGAAACTGA
- a CDS encoding CpsD/CapB family tyrosine-protein kinase produces MNNKDKANIDDTLTRTMNAAVEKEAVASNKNSKNITAVDKDKLALIKESYKAIRTNLILSLPQGGCHKIVISSAVLGEGKSTTSANLATSLAQTDKKVLLIDADLRKPSIYSSMGFSNTPGFTNVLTGLSTLEEAVNDTAFPNLDVLCAGISVPNPGELLACEATAKFIESLEEKYDYILFDTPPINVVADVLPIIRMSDGVVLVVRQNYSTYPEISRAKQSIEFIGGKILGFVFNDVEDDRFTKNKYGRYGKYYK; encoded by the coding sequence ATGAACAATAAGGACAAGGCTAATATAGACGATACTCTCACCCGCACAATGAATGCCGCAGTGGAAAAGGAAGCCGTTGCAAGCAACAAGAATTCCAAAAACATTACCGCGGTTGACAAGGATAAGCTGGCTCTCATCAAGGAGTCCTACAAGGCTATAAGAACAAATCTCATTCTCTCGCTCCCTCAGGGCGGATGCCACAAAATCGTCATTTCCAGCGCCGTTCTGGGCGAAGGCAAGTCCACCACCTCGGCTAACCTTGCCACTTCTCTTGCGCAGACCGACAAAAAGGTTCTGCTTATTGACGCTGACCTTCGTAAGCCCAGCATTTACAGCTCAATGGGCTTTTCCAACACCCCCGGATTTACCAATGTACTTACAGGTCTTTCGACACTGGAGGAAGCCGTCAACGACACCGCGTTCCCCAATCTGGACGTGCTGTGTGCGGGAATTTCGGTTCCCAACCCCGGTGAGCTTCTGGCGTGCGAAGCAACCGCAAAGTTTATTGAATCGCTGGAAGAAAAGTACGATTACATTCTGTTTGACACTCCCCCCATCAACGTTGTTGCCGACGTGCTCCCCATTATAAGAATGTCGGACGGCGTGGTGCTGGTGGTTCGTCAGAACTATTCCACCTACCCCGAAATATCCCGTGCTAAGCAGAGCATCGAGTTTATCGGCGGAAAAATCCTCGGCTTTGTTTTCAACGATGTTGAGGACGACCGCTTTACCAAGAACAAATACGGCAGATACGGAAAGTATTATAAATAA
- a CDS encoding NAD(+) synthase, whose amino-acid sequence MKDGFIKIAAVSPDITPADCEKNTESIIKNARKAAKNGAKLIVFPQLCLTGYTLGDLFLQKALTDSAAECLTKIAGESENIDAVLIVGVPVAVANGVYNCAAVINKGRICGLSAQTMPEGIFRPAPAAKDAIWAKFGGIMSSAMVTCDHIYACDGLENFTFAVEIGSDAHAPCPPSAKFACEGANIIIHLDTAPEITGSEKKRRELCISRSEQYKCVYVYVNSPSGESSGDAVYSGSRIMAENGEILCESPLYERDGILYGDGDTQACCALRTKSPYFGKLCDNIFFFRTEITPTKLDRRYPADPFYADSEQCNKILDIQAAGLKRRLEHINAQSAVIGISGGLDSTLALIATVRAMDMLNKDRKNVIAVTMPCFGTSQRTKNNAVRLCEELGVTLRTVNIADAVTGHFSDIGHDPKNVNVVFENAQARERTQVLMDIANAENGIVVGTGDLSELALGFATYNGDHMSMYGVNATLPKTLIRTVTRSIADTMGGETGKILHDIVNTPVSPELLPPENGDISQKTEEIVGAYELHDFFIYYMYTYGFTPSKIYRLALNAFEGMYGKEEILTCMKTLYRRFFAQQYKRSCLPDGVQVTPVSFSPRGAWRMPSDAVGKLWLDKINNIK is encoded by the coding sequence ATGAAGGACGGATTTATTAAAATCGCGGCTGTAAGCCCCGATATAACACCTGCCGATTGCGAAAAAAATACCGAAAGCATAATAAAAAATGCCCGCAAAGCGGCAAAAAACGGTGCAAAGCTTATTGTTTTCCCTCAGCTTTGTCTGACGGGATACACCTTAGGTGACCTGTTTTTACAAAAGGCACTTACCGACAGTGCCGCAGAATGCCTTACGAAAATAGCAGGTGAGAGCGAAAATATCGACGCGGTACTGATTGTGGGTGTGCCCGTTGCCGTTGCAAACGGTGTTTACAACTGTGCGGCGGTAATAAACAAAGGCAGAATATGCGGTCTTTCGGCTCAGACAATGCCGGAAGGCATTTTCCGGCCCGCGCCCGCAGCAAAGGATGCGATATGGGCAAAGTTCGGCGGTATAATGTCAAGCGCCATGGTAACCTGCGACCACATTTATGCCTGTGACGGCTTGGAAAATTTCACCTTTGCCGTTGAAATAGGCAGTGATGCCCATGCACCCTGTCCCCCTTCGGCAAAATTTGCCTGTGAGGGCGCAAATATTATAATACATCTCGACACTGCTCCCGAAATTACGGGCAGTGAGAAAAAAAGACGCGAGCTTTGCATAAGCCGTTCGGAGCAGTATAAGTGCGTCTACGTTTACGTCAACTCCCCCTCGGGCGAATCCTCGGGCGACGCGGTTTATTCGGGAAGCAGGATTATGGCGGAAAACGGCGAAATACTGTGTGAAAGCCCTCTTTACGAACGGGACGGCATACTTTACGGCGACGGCGATACTCAAGCCTGCTGTGCACTTCGGACAAAAAGCCCGTATTTTGGTAAGCTGTGCGACAATATTTTCTTTTTCAGAACCGAAATTACCCCGACAAAGCTTGATCGCCGCTACCCTGCCGACCCTTTTTATGCCGACAGCGAGCAGTGCAATAAAATTCTTGACATTCAGGCGGCGGGTCTCAAGCGCCGTCTGGAGCACATAAATGCGCAAAGTGCGGTTATCGGCATTTCGGGCGGACTGGACTCCACACTGGCTCTTATCGCAACGGTACGTGCCATGGATATGCTGAACAAGGACCGCAAAAATGTAATTGCCGTGACCATGCCCTGCTTCGGCACTTCTCAGCGCACAAAAAACAATGCCGTCAGGCTTTGCGAGGAATTGGGCGTCACACTGCGTACCGTCAATATTGCAGACGCGGTGACGGGTCATTTTTCCGACATCGGACACGACCCCAAAAACGTGAATGTGGTATTTGAAAATGCCCAGGCGCGTGAGAGAACCCAGGTGCTTATGGACATTGCCAATGCCGAAAACGGCATTGTGGTGGGTACAGGCGACCTTTCGGAGCTGGCGCTGGGCTTTGCCACCTACAACGGCGACCACATGTCCATGTACGGTGTAAATGCAACTCTCCCAAAAACACTCATCCGCACCGTTACCCGCAGCATCGCGGACACCATGGGCGGTGAAACGGGCAAAATCCTGCACGATATAGTAAACACCCCCGTCAGCCCCGAGCTTCTTCCTCCCGAAAACGGAGATATTTCCCAGAAAACCGAGGAGATTGTGGGTGCTTACGAGCTTCACGATTTCTTTATCTATTACATGTACACCTACGGCTTTACGCCCTCAAAAATATACCGTCTTGCCCTCAATGCCTTTGAGGGAATGTACGGAAAAGAGGAAATTCTCACCTGCATGAAAACACTGTACCGCCGCTTTTTCGCACAGCAGTACAAAAGAAGCTGTCTGCCCGACGGTGTGCAGGTGACACCCGTCAGCTTCAGCCCCCGCGGAGCATGGAGGATGCCTTCCGATGCCGTAGGCAAATTGTGGCTGGACAAAATAAACAATATTAAATAA
- a CDS encoding redox-sensing transcriptional repressor Rex → MPEKSISKAVINRLPRYHRYLGELIKSDITRISSGELAKRMSLTASQIRQDLNCFGGFGQQGYGYNVRLLYEAIGDILGVSQSYNAIIVGTGNLGHALATHPLFKNRGVNLIGLFDKKEDIIGQTVNGLNICHIDELEVFCAQNTVDIAVMTVPKTETPLMCEKLAKLGVKGFWNFSNMELKLPDYDVQIENMHMGDSLMKLCYKLTR, encoded by the coding sequence ATTCCCGAAAAGTCCATTTCCAAGGCGGTCATAAACCGTCTGCCCAGGTATCACAGATATCTGGGTGAGCTGATAAAAAGCGATATCACCCGAATTTCTTCGGGAGAGCTGGCAAAGCGTATGTCCCTCACCGCCTCTCAGATACGCCAGGATTTAAACTGCTTCGGTGGCTTCGGTCAGCAGGGCTACGGCTACAATGTGCGTTTGCTCTACGAGGCGATAGGCGATATTCTGGGTGTCAGCCAAAGCTACAATGCAATAATTGTGGGAACGGGTAACTTAGGCCACGCACTTGCCACTCACCCCCTTTTCAAGAACCGCGGTGTCAATCTCATCGGTCTTTTTGACAAAAAAGAAGACATTATCGGTCAGACAGTCAACGGTCTTAACATTTGCCACATCGACGAGCTGGAGGTATTTTGTGCTCAGAACACGGTAGATATCGCCGTGATGACCGTGCCCAAAACCGAGACCCCCCTTATGTGCGAAAAGCTGGCAAAGCTGGGTGTAAAGGGCTTCTGGAATTTTTCCAATATGGAGCTTAAATTGCCGGATTACGACGTGCAGATTGAGAATATGCACATGGGCGACAGCCTTATGAAGCTGTGCTACAAACTTACCAGATAA
- a CDS encoding isocitrate/isopropylmalate dehydrogenase family protein — protein sequence MTPEVKNAAIEAAVEKFKALVSAQLDRAENIKKDSEFINYEKLDKIVIGICGGDGIGPVISAQAQRIMEYLLKDEQLRGKVEFKVIDGLTIENRAACGKAIPDDVMEELYKCHVILKGPTTTPQAGDGWPNIESANVAMRKKLDLFANVRPVKVPDQGIDWTFFRENTEGAYAVGSQGVHVNDDLAVDFVVTTTEGTDRIARLAYDYAKKNGKNHVSIVTKANVIKTTDGKFLNLCQKVAAEYPEIRTTEWYIDIMTAKLVDEKRRTDFQVVVLPNLYGDIITDEAAEFQGGVGTAGSANIGKKYAMFEAIHGSAPRMVKEGRAQYADPCSMLRAVVLLLSHIGYQEKSDKLARALDICMFEEKKLTMTGRDNGATAQQFADYVMETIEKL from the coding sequence ATGACCCCCGAAGTAAAAAATGCCGCAATTGAAGCGGCGGTTGAAAAATTCAAGGCTCTCGTAAGCGCACAGCTTGACCGTGCGGAAAACATCAAAAAGGATTCGGAGTTTATAAATTACGAAAAGCTGGACAAAATCGTTATCGGCATCTGCGGCGGCGACGGAATAGGACCTGTTATTTCCGCCCAGGCACAGAGAATAATGGAATATCTCTTGAAAGATGAACAGCTCAGGGGCAAGGTTGAATTCAAGGTTATCGACGGCCTTACCATCGAAAACCGTGCTGCCTGCGGCAAGGCTATTCCCGACGATGTTATGGAAGAGCTTTACAAGTGCCACGTAATCCTCAAGGGACCCACCACCACTCCCCAGGCAGGCGACGGCTGGCCCAACATTGAAAGTGCAAACGTTGCAATGCGCAAAAAGCTGGACCTTTTTGCCAACGTACGCCCCGTAAAGGTACCCGACCAGGGTATTGACTGGACCTTCTTCCGCGAAAACACCGAGGGTGCTTACGCAGTGGGAAGCCAGGGCGTTCACGTAAACGACGACCTTGCGGTGGACTTTGTTGTCACCACCACCGAGGGTACCGACCGTATCGCCCGTCTTGCTTACGACTACGCAAAAAAGAACGGCAAAAACCACGTTTCCATCGTTACCAAGGCTAACGTTATAAAGACCACCGACGGCAAATTCCTCAACCTCTGCCAGAAGGTTGCCGCCGAATACCCCGAAATCCGCACAACCGAGTGGTACATAGATATCATGACCGCAAAGCTGGTTGATGAAAAGCGCCGCACCGATTTTCAGGTAGTGGTTCTGCCCAACCTTTACGGCGACATCATCACCGACGAGGCGGCTGAATTCCAGGGCGGTGTAGGTACTGCGGGAAGCGCAAACATCGGCAAGAAATATGCAATGTTCGAGGCTATCCACGGCTCTGCGCCCAGAATGGTAAAAGAGGGACGCGCTCAGTACGCCGACCCCTGCTCCATGCTGAGAGCGGTAGTTTTGCTGCTCAGCCATATCGGATATCAGGAAAAATCCGACAAGCTGGCTCGTGCACTGGATATTTGTATGTTTGAAGAAAAGAAGCTCACCATGACAGGACGCGACAACGGTGCTACCGCACAGCAGTTTGCGGACTACGTTATGGAAACCATAGAAAAGCTTTGA
- the galU gene encoding UTP--glucose-1-phosphate uridylyltransferase GalU, which produces MKKITKAVIPAAGLGTRMLPAAAGVPKEIMPIVDKPSIQYLVEEAVAAGITDILIITNRGKEAIENYFDYSVEYESKLKSSGKLEMLEKQRTVADLANIYFIRQKEPKGLGHAVLRAKSFVGDEPFMVLYGDDVIDAPVSTTKKMVDIYDKYGMSVVGVQSVTDEQIVKYCSLKVDKCEDRIYKVSDMIEKPPIEKKFSNLSILGRALLTPDIFEILENTAPGAGNELQLTDAMATQARNGRVMAYEFEGFRHDMGSKLGFLMANVMLGVKNDELGEDFKAFLKEFTKTL; this is translated from the coding sequence ATGAAAAAAATAACAAAAGCCGTAATTCCCGCAGCAGGTCTGGGAACCCGTATGCTTCCCGCGGCGGCAGGTGTACCCAAGGAAATTATGCCCATCGTGGATAAGCCCTCCATTCAGTACCTTGTTGAGGAGGCGGTTGCCGCAGGCATTACCGATATTCTTATAATCACCAACCGCGGAAAGGAAGCCATCGAAAACTATTTCGACTACTCCGTTGAATACGAAAGTAAATTAAAGTCATCCGGTAAACTGGAAATGCTGGAAAAACAGCGTACCGTTGCCGACCTCGCAAACATATACTTTATCCGCCAGAAGGAGCCCAAGGGTCTGGGTCATGCCGTACTGCGTGCCAAGTCCTTTGTGGGCGATGAGCCTTTTATGGTGCTTTACGGCGACGACGTTATAGATGCACCCGTTTCCACTACCAAAAAAATGGTGGATATTTATGATAAGTACGGCATGTCCGTTGTGGGTGTGCAGTCGGTTACCGATGAGCAGATTGTTAAATATTGCTCTCTTAAGGTGGATAAGTGCGAGGACAGAATTTATAAGGTGTCCGATATGATTGAAAAGCCCCCGATTGAAAAGAAGTTCTCCAATCTTTCCATTCTGGGCAGAGCACTGCTTACCCCCGATATTTTTGAAATTCTTGAAAATACCGCTCCCGGTGCGGGTAATGAGCTTCAGCTTACCGACGCAATGGCAACCCAGGCGCGCAACGGCAGGGTAATGGCTTACGAATTTGAAGGCTTCCGCCACGATATGGGCAGTAAGCTGGGCTTTTTGATGGCAAATGTCATGCTGGGTGTTAAGAATGACGAGCTGGGCGAGGACTTTAAGGCATTTTTGAAAGAATTTACAAAAACGCTTTAA
- a CDS encoding dCMP deaminase family protein: protein MNQRVTKENYYLDIAQTVAQRGTCLRRKYGAVIVRNDSIVSTGYAGAPRGRKNCCDLGYCMRVKMNIPRGQRYELCRSVHAEANAIIAAPREQMLGATLYLAGIDSATGELVPDGDCCQMCKRMVINAGIERVIIRNTPEKYTVIDVESWIDNDDSLNGTIGY, encoded by the coding sequence ATGAACCAACGAGTTACAAAAGAAAACTACTATCTCGATATTGCACAGACGGTTGCCCAGAGAGGCACTTGTTTGCGCAGAAAATACGGTGCTGTCATTGTCAGGAACGACTCCATTGTTTCCACCGGCTACGCAGGTGCTCCCAGAGGCAGAAAAAACTGCTGTGATCTGGGCTACTGTATGCGCGTGAAAATGAATATTCCCCGCGGACAGCGCTATGAGCTGTGCCGTTCGGTTCATGCGGAGGCTAACGCTATCATTGCCGCGCCCCGTGAGCAGATGCTGGGTGCTACACTGTATCTGGCAGGTATCGATTCCGCAACGGGCGAGCTTGTGCCGGACGGCGACTGCTGTCAGATGTGCAAGCGCATGGTCATAAACGCAGGCATTGAGCGCGTTATCATACGCAACACCCCCGAAAAATACACTGTAATTGACGTCGAAAGCTGGATTGACAACGACGACAGCCTTAACGGAACAATAGGATATTGA
- the rimI gene encoding ribosomal-protein-alanine N-acetyltransferase yields the protein MQKVLFVCTGNTCRSPMAQACANIFFENNDIDAKAYSCGLAAGVNDEASPNAVQAVKERYGIDFSHRAVQINEQLITDSDVIVGMSRHHAETVFQLYPHLLKGKILISMPRDIPDPYGQDIEIYRKALDVIHEGIHQLFNPPEEPEMSDFTVELFEPKWAKELFEIEKQCFSTPWCEDEFTNLDKNEFATAFVALKEDKPVGFTVIYRVADEAQIMDIATHPAHRREGIAEALMDVAIDYSRTDGASKMMLEVRRSNTAAQKLYQKKGFKTVGTRRDYYTCPTEDAVLYDLEL from the coding sequence ATGCAGAAAGTACTGTTTGTATGTACCGGCAACACCTGCCGAAGCCCTATGGCGCAGGCGTGTGCCAACATATTTTTTGAGAATAATGACATAGATGCAAAGGCATATTCCTGCGGTCTTGCCGCGGGTGTCAACGATGAGGCTTCCCCCAACGCGGTTCAGGCGGTAAAGGAGCGCTACGGCATTGATTTTTCCCACCGCGCCGTACAGATAAACGAACAGCTTATTACCGACAGTGATGTTATTGTGGGCATGAGCCGTCATCATGCCGAAACGGTTTTTCAGCTTTACCCCCATCTTTTAAAGGGTAAAATCCTCATTTCTATGCCACGCGACATTCCCGACCCCTACGGTCAGGACATTGAAATTTACCGTAAGGCACTGGATGTCATTCATGAGGGCATACATCAGCTTTTCAATCCTCCCGAAGAGCCGGAAATGTCGGATTTCACGGTAGAGCTTTTCGAGCCTAAATGGGCAAAGGAGCTGTTTGAGATAGAAAAGCAGTGCTTTTCCACCCCCTGGTGCGAGGACGAGTTCACAAATCTTGACAAAAACGAGTTCGCCACCGCATTTGTGGCGCTTAAAGAGGATAAGCCCGTAGGCTTTACGGTAATATACCGCGTTGCCGACGAGGCTCAGATAATGGATATCGCCACCCACCCCGCTCACAGACGCGAGGGCATCGCCGAGGCACTGATGGATGTGGCAATAGATTACAGCCGTACCGACGGCGCTTCAAAAATGATGCTGGAGGTTCGCCGTTCCAACACCGCCGCACAGAAACTTTACCAAAAGAAAGGCTTTAAGACCGTAGGCACACGTCGGGACTACTACACCTGTCCCACCGAGGACGCGGTTCTTTACGATTTGGAATTATGA